From a single Chloroflexota bacterium genomic region:
- a CDS encoding SDR family NAD(P)-dependent oxidoreductase, protein MAEPPALTARLDGQHAIVTGAAAGIGRAVAGALHAAGANVTVTDIDADGARAVAESLGRSGLPCLGLRLDVTDDASVRAGVAEAAECWGRVDVLVNNAGISGYSTPVWETTDADWQRVLDLNLSGTFRMCRAVVPHMLARGYGRIVNIASISAKDGNVNVAAYPASKAGIIGFTRALAMELVQQGVLVNAVSPAAVDTETSLAADQTMRAPLVAKIPMGRAAKPEEIAALVAFLASPACAFSTGANFDITGGRANIT, encoded by the coding sequence CTGGCCGAACCGCCCGCCCTCACCGCCCGCCTCGACGGCCAGCACGCCATCGTCACCGGGGCCGCGGCGGGCATCGGCCGGGCGGTGGCGGGCGCCCTCCACGCCGCCGGGGCCAACGTCACCGTCACCGATATCGACGCCGACGGCGCCCGCGCGGTCGCCGAAAGTCTGGGCCGGTCCGGCCTGCCGTGCCTGGGCCTGCGCCTCGACGTCACCGACGACGCCTCGGTGCGCGCCGGCGTCGCCGAAGCGGCGGAATGCTGGGGCCGGGTGGACGTTCTGGTCAACAACGCCGGGATCTCCGGCTATTCGACCCCCGTTTGGGAGACCACCGACGCGGACTGGCAACGGGTCCTCGACCTGAATCTCAGCGGCACGTTCCGCATGTGCCGCGCCGTGGTGCCGCACATGCTCGCGCGTGGCTACGGGCGCATCGTCAACATTGCGTCGATCTCGGCCAAGGACGGCAATGTCAACGTCGCCGCCTACCCCGCCTCCAAGGCCGGAATCATCGGTTTCACGCGCGCCCTCGCCATGGAACTCGTCCAACAGGGCGTGCTGGTCAACGCCGTCTCGCCCGCCGCCGTCGACACCGAAACGTCGCTGGCCGCCGATCAGACCATGCGCGCCCCACTCGTGGCCAAGATCCCCATGGGCCGCGCCGCCAAGCCCGAGGAAATCGCCGCCCTGGTCGCCTTCCTCGCCTCACCCGCCTGCGCCTTCAGCACCGGCGCCAACTTCGACATCACCGGCGGCCGCGCCAACATCACGTGA
- a CDS encoding type II toxin-antitoxin system HicB family antitoxin — protein sequence MKYAVVIERGPTSYGAHVPDLPGCVAAAESKAEVCMLIREAIELYLEELEEDGLPAPAPQAYELIEV from the coding sequence ATGAAATACGCCGTCGTGATCGAGCGCGGTCCCACCAGCTATGGAGCGCACGTGCCGGACCTCCCTGGCTGCGTGGCCGCCGCGGAATCCAAGGCAGAGGTCTGCATGTTGATTCGGGAGGCAATCGAGCTCTACCTCGAGGAGCTTGAGGAAGACGGCCTTCCCGCTCCAGCGCCACAGGCATACGAGCTGATCGAGGTCTAG
- a CDS encoding cation:proton antiporter produces MEIHDALFAVGLLIVVAKLLEGIFKRLGLNSIIAYATTGVILGPVTGLVEAGSEVEIVLGIGIFLFFFLIGLDELDIRGFISAIRGRLFIASVLSLVISLLISLAVTTDVIVDLGLGLDFTQALGVAGVLSLSSLGVVAKVLIDEGRLREPVGVQIFTAVVIAELIGLFIVGFAISEHFYASGEAHTLDVLSVFTLVGQIVGFAILTWFVSTRILPRVIVFLQRFMQVPQLSFGLLLGGLFLVVVGAEKVGLHGSLGALLFGAALSMLPYQVRRDIMPGMQGTAEGLFVPLFFASAGLNLSLEFLSLAPQTIVALALVPLAGKFAGAFISAYVTRLQAPLATAAGLMAKGVAEIALLLLLLHTGAINESVFSLLVLVMFAYILLTPMGISFALKRLKNAEAVAPQAHAPPSLSRFALEGIKVGEVLDRSRNYPQQSLTVKTFAEHWLLPEQHDYVVMNNGELAGVVSLSMLRYLPRSEWDRTPLQQVLRGDTPFGQSDELLEDLLQRMTENSLTVLPVSDSETGEFVGSIASHEILEMVVLTAKGR; encoded by the coding sequence TTGGAGATCCATGACGCCCTGTTTGCCGTCGGCCTGCTGATCGTCGTCGCCAAGCTGCTCGAAGGCATCTTCAAGCGCCTCGGCCTCAACTCCATCATCGCCTACGCCACCACCGGGGTGATCCTGGGCCCCGTGACCGGTCTCGTCGAAGCCGGTTCCGAAGTCGAGATCGTCCTGGGCATCGGCATCTTCTTGTTCTTCTTCCTCATCGGACTGGATGAGCTCGACATTCGCGGGTTCATCTCGGCCATTCGCGGACGGCTCTTCATTGCCTCGGTCTTGTCGCTGGTCATATCGCTGTTGATTTCCCTGGCCGTCACCACGGACGTCATCGTCGACCTGGGCTTGGGACTCGACTTCACCCAGGCGCTCGGCGTGGCCGGCGTCCTGTCGCTGTCCAGCCTCGGCGTCGTCGCCAAGGTGCTGATCGATGAGGGACGCCTGCGAGAACCGGTTGGCGTGCAGATATTCACCGCCGTCGTTATTGCTGAGCTGATCGGGCTATTCATCGTGGGCTTTGCCATCAGCGAGCACTTCTACGCCAGCGGCGAAGCCCACACGCTCGATGTGCTCAGCGTATTCACGTTGGTGGGACAAATTGTCGGCTTCGCGATTCTCACCTGGTTCGTTTCCACCAGGATTCTTCCCAGGGTCATTGTCTTTCTCCAGAGATTCATGCAGGTGCCCCAGCTTTCATTTGGACTGCTGCTGGGTGGCCTATTCCTGGTAGTCGTCGGCGCCGAAAAGGTCGGCTTGCATGGTTCCCTGGGCGCGCTGCTCTTTGGTGCGGCCCTGTCCATGCTGCCCTACCAGGTGCGGCGCGACATCATGCCCGGCATGCAAGGCACGGCCGAAGGCCTGTTCGTGCCGCTGTTCTTCGCCTCGGCCGGCCTAAACCTGAGCCTGGAGTTTCTGAGTCTGGCCCCGCAGACCATCGTGGCCCTGGCCCTGGTGCCGTTGGCGGGCAAGTTCGCCGGCGCCTTCATCAGCGCCTACGTCACCCGCCTCCAGGCGCCCCTCGCCACCGCCGCGGGGCTCATGGCCAAGGGCGTGGCCGAGATTGCGCTGCTGCTCCTCCTGCTGCACACGGGCGCCATCAACGAGAGCGTCTTCTCATTGCTGGTGCTCGTCATGTTTGCCTACATCCTGCTCACGCCCATGGGCATCAGCTTCGCCCTCAAGCGGCTCAAGAACGCCGAGGCAGTTGCTCCCCAAGCGCACGCGCCACCATCGCTGAGTCGCTTCGCCCTCGAAGGCATCAAGGTAGGCGAAGTCCTGGATCGATCGCGCAACTACCCGCAACAGTCGCTCACGGTCAAGACGTTCGCCGAGCACTGGCTGCTCCCGGAGCAACATGACTACGTCGTCATGAACAACGGCGAGTTGGCCGGCGTCGTGTCCTTGAGCATGTTGCGCTATCTCCCGCGCAGCGAGTGGGATCGCACGCCATTGCAGCAGGTCCTCCGCGGCGATACGCCGTTCGGGCAATCCGACGAGCTGCTCGAGGACCTCCTGCAGCGAATGACCGAAAACTCCCTCACGGTGCTGCCCGTGTCGGATTCCGAAACCGGCGAGTTCGTCGGCTCCATAGCCAGCCACGAGATCCTCGAAATGGTCGTCCTCACCGCCAAGGGCCGCTAA